One window of the Dehalococcoidia bacterium genome contains the following:
- a CDS encoding SRPBCC family protein produces MAIRIEEKFQVEAPKERVWAFLLDPHKVVACAPGAQLTEVVDDRTFKGNVRVKVGMITASYSGQAHLEEVDEAAGLVRMLAQGKESAGSGSARATLQARVRPLSDSATEVEVTADIDVVGRLMQFGRGMVQDVSRQLFRQFVACVKQQLENPEAGAPPKSGEPISGISLAAEAARSSLGRLMGRLRKGDRET; encoded by the coding sequence TTGGCCATCCGCATCGAGGAGAAGTTCCAGGTAGAGGCGCCCAAGGAGCGAGTCTGGGCCTTCCTGCTGGACCCTCACAAAGTAGTTGCCTGCGCCCCCGGCGCCCAGCTGACCGAGGTGGTGGACGACCGCACCTTCAAGGGCAACGTAAGGGTGAAGGTGGGCATGATCACCGCCAGCTACTCGGGCCAGGCCCACCTAGAGGAGGTGGACGAGGCAGCCGGGCTGGTGCGCATGCTGGCCCAGGGGAAAGAGTCGGCCGGGAGCGGCAGCGCCCGCGCCACCCTGCAGGCCCGCGTCCGCCCCCTGTCCGACTCGGCCACCGAGGTGGAGGTCACGGCCGACATCGATGTGGTGGGCAGGCTGATGCAGTTCGGCCGGGGCATGGTCCAGGACGTGTCGCGACAGCTCTTCCGGCAGTTCGTGGCCTGCGTCAAGCAGCAACTGGAGAACCCCGAGGCCGGGGCGCCACCCAAGAGCGGCGAGCCTATCTCCGGCATATCGCTGGCGGCGGAGGCGGCCCGCTCCTCTTTAGGCCGCCTCATGGGGCGCCTGCGCAAGGGAGACCGAGAGACCTAG